The following proteins are encoded in a genomic region of Catellatospora sp. TT07R-123:
- a CDS encoding aspartate aminotransferase family protein, with the protein MGKETDHLWMHFTRMGAYRTGAVPTIVRGEGAYVWDSNGKRYLDGLAGLFTVNAGHGRAELADAAAKQAHELAFFPLWSYAHPKAIELADRIAALTPGDLNRVFFTTGGSDAVESAWKLARSYFKKIGQPMRHKVVSRYLAYHGTSMGALSITGVPAFRAEFEPLVPGGIKVPNTNFYRAPVHADDYEAFGVWAADEIARAIEREGPETVAAVFLEPVQNAGGCFPAPPGYFQRVREICDRYGVLLVSDEVICSWGRLGEYFGAQYYGYQPDIITTAKALTSGYSPLGAMIASDRLIEPFLADGQMFAHGITFGGHPVGCAVALANLDLFEREDLVGHVRTNAPAFRATLEKLYDLPIVGDVRGEGYFYGIELVKDKATRETFNAEESEKLIRGFLSTALFDAGLYCRADDRGDPVIQLSPALICTQTEFDEIEQILRDVLTRASKLL; encoded by the coding sequence ATGGGCAAGGAAACCGACCACCTCTGGATGCACTTCACCCGGATGGGCGCCTACCGCACCGGCGCCGTCCCCACGATCGTGCGAGGTGAGGGCGCCTATGTGTGGGACAGCAACGGCAAGCGCTACCTCGACGGCCTGGCCGGGCTGTTCACCGTCAACGCCGGGCACGGGCGGGCCGAGCTCGCCGACGCGGCTGCCAAGCAGGCACATGAGCTGGCCTTCTTCCCGCTGTGGTCGTACGCCCATCCCAAGGCCATCGAGCTGGCCGACCGGATCGCCGCGCTGACCCCCGGCGATCTCAACCGGGTCTTCTTCACCACCGGCGGTTCCGACGCGGTGGAGAGCGCGTGGAAGCTCGCCCGCTCGTACTTCAAGAAGATCGGCCAGCCGATGCGGCACAAGGTGGTGAGCCGCTACCTGGCCTACCACGGCACCTCGATGGGGGCGCTGTCCATCACCGGCGTGCCCGCGTTCCGGGCCGAGTTCGAACCGCTGGTGCCCGGCGGCATCAAGGTGCCCAACACCAACTTCTACCGGGCCCCGGTGCACGCCGACGACTACGAGGCCTTCGGCGTATGGGCCGCCGACGAGATCGCCCGCGCCATCGAACGCGAGGGGCCGGAGACCGTCGCCGCGGTGTTCCTGGAGCCGGTGCAGAACGCGGGCGGCTGCTTCCCCGCCCCGCCCGGCTACTTCCAGCGGGTCCGCGAGATCTGCGACCGGTACGGCGTGCTGCTGGTCTCCGACGAGGTCATCTGCTCCTGGGGCCGCCTCGGCGAGTACTTCGGGGCGCAGTACTACGGCTACCAGCCCGACATCATCACCACTGCCAAGGCGCTGACCTCGGGATACTCCCCGCTCGGCGCGATGATCGCCAGCGACCGGCTGATCGAGCCGTTCCTGGCCGACGGGCAGATGTTCGCCCACGGCATCACCTTCGGCGGCCACCCGGTCGGCTGCGCGGTCGCCCTGGCCAACCTCGACCTGTTCGAGCGGGAGGACCTGGTCGGGCACGTACGCACCAACGCGCCCGCCTTCCGGGCCACCCTGGAGAAGCTGTACGACCTGCCGATCGTCGGCGACGTGCGCGGCGAGGGCTACTTCTACGGCATCGAGCTGGTCAAGGACAAGGCGACCCGGGAGACGTTCAACGCCGAGGAGTCGGAGAAGCTGATCCGCGGCTTCCTGTCCACCGCCCTGTTCGACGCGGGCCTGTACTGCCGCGCCGACGACCGCGGCGACCCGGTCATCCAGCTGTCGCCCGCGCTGATCTGCACCCAGACCGAGTTCGACGAGATCGAGCAGATCCTGCGCGACGTGCTGACCCGGGCCTCGAAGCTGCTGTGA